One Streptomyces sp. L2 genomic window carries:
- the cobC gene encoding Rv2231c family pyridoxal phosphate-dependent protein CobC produces the protein MRTEAGAGGHDLRHHGDAEVRDDGAALVDLAVNVRADTPPAWLREEIAGSLALLAAYPDGRAARAAVAARHGVPVERVLLTAGAAEAFVLLARALKVRRPVVVHPQFTEPEAALRDAGHAVDRVLLRAEDGFRLRPGSVPEDADLVVIGNPTNPTSVLHPAESITELARPGRTLVVDEAFMDAVPGEREALAGRTDVPGLVVLRSLTKTWGLAGLRIGYVLGPPDVIAELERAQPLWPVSTPALAAAEACVAPRALAEAGHAAHRIAADRAHLVAGLRDFAGRGVRVVEPAEGPFVLVRIPGAAGVRHRLREAGYAVRRGDTFPGLGEDWVRVAVRDRGTVSGFLRALSAVLP, from the coding sequence ATGCGCACTGAGGCCGGTGCCGGCGGGCACGATCTGCGGCACCACGGGGACGCCGAGGTGCGTGACGACGGGGCGGCGCTGGTCGACCTCGCCGTGAACGTCCGCGCGGACACGCCGCCGGCCTGGCTGCGGGAGGAGATCGCCGGTTCGCTGGCGTTGCTCGCCGCCTATCCGGACGGGCGGGCCGCGCGGGCGGCCGTCGCCGCGCGGCACGGGGTGCCGGTGGAGCGGGTGCTGCTGACGGCGGGCGCGGCGGAGGCGTTCGTGCTGCTGGCGCGGGCGCTGAAGGTCCGGCGCCCGGTGGTCGTGCATCCGCAGTTCACCGAGCCGGAGGCGGCGCTGCGGGACGCGGGGCACGCCGTGGACCGGGTGCTGCTGCGCGCGGAGGACGGCTTCCGGCTGCGCCCGGGGTCGGTGCCCGAGGACGCCGACCTGGTGGTGATCGGGAACCCGACCAATCCGACGTCGGTGCTGCATCCGGCGGAGTCGATCACCGAACTGGCCCGGCCGGGGCGGACGCTGGTGGTCGACGAGGCGTTCATGGACGCCGTGCCGGGCGAGCGGGAGGCGCTGGCCGGGCGGACGGACGTGCCTGGTCTCGTGGTGCTGCGCAGCCTCACCAAGACGTGGGGGCTGGCGGGGCTGCGGATCGGGTACGTGCTGGGCCCGCCGGACGTGATCGCCGAGCTGGAGCGCGCCCAGCCGCTGTGGCCGGTGTCGACACCGGCGCTGGCCGCCGCCGAGGCGTGCGTGGCGCCCCGGGCCCTGGCCGAGGCCGGGCACGCGGCGCACCGGATCGCGGCGGACCGGGCGCACCTGGTGGCCGGGCTGCGGGACTTCGCCGGCCGCGGGGTGCGCGTCGTGGAGCCCGCGGAGGGTCCGTTCGTGCTGGTGCGGATTCCGGGGGCGGCGGGGGTACGGCACCGGTTGCGTGAGGCCGGCTACGCCGTGCGCCGCGGGGACACGTTTCCCGGGCTCGGGGAGGACTGGGTGCGGGTGGCCGTGCGGGACCGGGGGACGGTGAGCGGGTTCCTGCGGGCGCTGTCGGCCGTGCTGCCGTAG